The bacterium genome window below encodes:
- a CDS encoding enoyl-CoA hydratase/isomerase family protein — protein sequence MALPLAVDTDMLEVEHADRVLTIRLNRPDALNAFRPEMLAGIEALVIAAGGRDDVSVIVLEGAGRAFSAGVDLKVLQGIDPKGGKIGDVFDQPARGAYRAIRRSELPVIAKVHGACFTGALEIALHCDFVFTTRDTKFGDTHARFGLRPTWGMSQTLAQAVGVRRAKELSYTARTFLGAEAVELGVANAAVENEEALDALVAERAARIAANSRAAVAAMKKLYDLAQEGRDLEGALEAELATEFPEIEDTSERLAGF from the coding sequence ATGGCTCTTCCCCTCGCAGTCGACACCGACATGCTCGAAGTCGAGCACGCCGATCGCGTGCTCACGATCCGGCTGAACCGGCCGGACGCGCTCAACGCGTTCCGACCGGAGATGCTCGCGGGGATCGAGGCGCTGGTCATCGCGGCGGGCGGTCGAGACGACGTGTCCGTGATCGTTCTGGAGGGCGCTGGCCGTGCCTTCTCCGCGGGGGTCGACTTGAAGGTGCTGCAGGGGATCGATCCGAAGGGCGGGAAGATCGGTGACGTGTTCGACCAGCCGGCCCGTGGCGCGTATCGGGCGATCCGCCGCTCCGAGCTGCCCGTGATCGCGAAGGTCCACGGCGCCTGCTTCACCGGCGCGCTCGAGATCGCGCTCCACTGCGACTTCGTGTTCACGACGCGGGACACGAAGTTCGGCGATACGCATGCCCGGTTCGGTCTCCGCCCGACCTGGGGTATGAGCCAGACCCTCGCCCAGGCGGTCGGCGTGCGTCGCGCGAAGGAGCTCTCGTATACCGCGCGGACCTTCCTGGGCGCCGAGGCCGTCGAGCTCGGCGTCGCGAATGCGGCGGTCGAGAACGAGGAAGCGCTCGATGCATTGGTCGCGGAGCGGGCGGCCAGGATCGCGGCCAACTCCCGCGCCGCCGTCGCCGCGATGAAGAAGCTCTACGATCTGGCGCAGGAAGGCCGCGACCTCGAGGGCGCGCTCGAAGCGGAGCTCGCGACGGAGTTCCCGGAGATCGAAGATACGTCGGAGCGGCTCGCGGGATTCTGA